In the Flavisolibacter tropicus genome, one interval contains:
- a CDS encoding SprB repeat-containing protein: MQKFYKQLIIAVFFAIFCSITTVAQPIKVELKITKLSANYTDGSSNGSRFRFQAYTSSSLIYPCIKRPESFTSSESILLYPIWLPNVATAFNIVMTTHNERKDGSDDCTAQDISDVSFKKPDLHEASSSPFSVVLRNYAPGKFVPLERIEVNFEGTKTYADLEIRYTIPTPETPIISGTDFCADNLISLNTVVKPNPSELRYEWQYALPEEDYEIPNPAKDPRNTYDSWMGECGHWETVCDIDPWDGRETCNDVWFSANDCDLPTTVMTHSWRALSIGNSPYDNFAVFTPLNQIFGGTLTEKRNASFRVRAVSGEGQYSEWSAEKPLTFLPPAPVADKSKFIIKPSCSFDATGSITIPAGALQSQSGQIRWILKAGERNSEPCNGEDCGASYVDGSGGAINVPTGSEKIEISGLAKGGYTLLVLNPGSTSGSCYKAVTEIFVAGLPDLQLVQDAASNVSCFGGSNGSFKVHATGGDASSGYQFKLTATANTHLNTDFATMPGGVWELSGLPADTYRIDLKNTCSPIKSITITITQPAEIKAEISNRQPTCNTPSDGRITANVTQGDGNYVYQLWKDGTLVSETTSTATNQTWEALTTGSYTVKVLDADRISCAGWLGTTTLSAPPAIDINTLSIGGVSCFGGNDGKLAFTAKGGKRSYSYQLQEISTSSNTANTIGVFTGLLAGNYELTITNEPAAGCIDNFVKTIVVPQRDPLDVSLNATSISCKGEADGRISATATGGSGNYEYQWQYWDGASWKSNPFWFSTDTEITALEPGRYRLTIKDRESAIDCSITSGEVLITEPTQLKIDNITISDAVCKADGARIAMAASGGSSGYQYYYTIDGGATYTGFSGSTPLHTTGSYALKVIDSKGCWVESDRAYSVLVPSVALGFSTTLSNFNGWQISCKGAADGQITIAATGGNEGGYSGYSYKLNSGAFQTSNVFDHLTAGTYTVTVRDGRGCEVVKTLTLKEPETLGLAISKTDINCFDASTGAINATIEGGTAAYTLKLNGTAVVPGMFNNLIAGDYTYMLQDANGCSFTTTVTLVNKFPALTITRVKAADIKCFGEKTNIEVTPAGGNGVYSYAYSDNDGVTWKPFTAATLFSAGTYKVRVTDGVGCTTTYADPVVITAPTEALDFTYTLSDYNGNNISCFGGSNGWAALTATGGNGSAYTGYAFALDAGAFQDAPLLNSINAGAHQLQVKDGRGCIVSKTITFTQSTVALSVALVSKQDVTCQHDKNGAITVKGTGGTGLLRYALNGDTPQDAAVFTGLAEGTYTVSVIDANNCSNTITVTIGTVHTPIVINSVTVNDIVCKGDKGRVLMTATGGSGSVFFEYAGDDMLYKVFTSGASFAAGQYQLHAKDAAGCIQPWATPVIITEPATPLSFTTTLSDYNGVNISCVGQRDGEIQLTPSGGNDHTYNGYMYALNGGAFAGSSLFTNLAEGIYQLRVKDGRGCVVQQDVTLRQPTASLTLRVVRKTDVLCAGAATGLVELEALGGTAPYRYSKDGVTFQSSSIVANLYAGTYGFTVQDANGCQQLLTVTAVDKYPALMATHTMLPVNCFNGSDGQVQLTVKGGLAPYSYLWSGTAQTTQHLQNVPAGTYTVILKDAVGCELSHTAAVTQPIAALTATLATKPACAGSTGGRIAVKVNGGSPPYQYSIDNGNSFQEEPLFTSLIAGAYAVVVKDKNGCTYKTSVVVAPANEMPTVNFLVATRQNALDTLVIREVSVPAPDSVSWAFDPAAIVIKADGVMPQIRFREPGSYWVTMTGYFKGCDYTLRKTIEVRPYDPIAGPVTQTPVRIIDTVTLTPNPNGGQFDVQVRLGRKQKVILQVLQMGTGNELMRKNYEGTLLIEDRFSLGNVAGGTYVLRVITENDSQDVLFIIAR; encoded by the coding sequence ATGCAAAAGTTTTACAAACAATTGATCATTGCTGTTTTCTTTGCCATTTTCTGCTCTATAACTACAGTGGCGCAGCCCATAAAAGTGGAATTGAAAATTACTAAGCTAAGCGCAAACTATACAGACGGAAGTAGCAATGGAAGTCGGTTCCGTTTTCAAGCATATACTTCATCATCTCTTATTTATCCTTGTATTAAGCGACCTGAAAGTTTTACATCGAGTGAAAGTATTTTACTATATCCAATTTGGTTGCCTAATGTTGCTACTGCCTTTAACATAGTAATGACCACGCATAATGAGCGTAAAGACGGTAGTGATGATTGCACTGCACAAGATATTTCTGATGTAAGTTTTAAAAAGCCTGATCTGCATGAGGCCTCGAGCTCCCCATTTAGTGTCGTATTAAGAAATTATGCTCCTGGAAAGTTTGTGCCATTAGAAAGGATAGAAGTAAACTTTGAGGGAACAAAAACATATGCTGATTTAGAGATTCGTTATACAATTCCAACACCAGAAACACCTATTATTTCCGGGACGGACTTTTGTGCAGATAATTTGATATCACTTAATACAGTTGTTAAGCCTAACCCTAGTGAATTACGATACGAATGGCAGTATGCTTTACCAGAGGAGGATTATGAAATACCTAATCCGGCTAAGGATCCACGGAATACTTATGATTCTTGGATGGGGGAATGTGGCCATTGGGAAACTGTTTGTGATATAGATCCTTGGGATGGTCGAGAAACTTGCAATGATGTTTGGTTTTCAGCAAATGATTGTGATCTGCCGACTACTGTTATGACACATTCTTGGCGAGCATTATCTATTGGAAACTCGCCGTACGACAATTTTGCTGTTTTTACTCCATTGAATCAAATATTTGGAGGCACGCTAACTGAGAAGAGAAATGCTTCTTTCCGTGTGCGGGCAGTAAGTGGTGAAGGACAGTACAGTGAATGGTCAGCTGAGAAACCACTTACATTTCTACCACCAGCGCCTGTAGCTGATAAAAGTAAATTCATCATTAAACCATCTTGTTCCTTCGATGCTACAGGAAGCATTACGATTCCGGCAGGTGCACTCCAATCTCAAAGTGGTCAGATCCGCTGGATTTTAAAAGCCGGGGAGCGTAATTCGGAACCTTGTAATGGGGAAGATTGCGGAGCATCCTATGTAGATGGGAGTGGTGGAGCTATTAATGTACCTACAGGAAGTGAAAAAATTGAAATTAGTGGTTTGGCAAAAGGCGGGTACACACTTTTGGTGCTAAATCCTGGCAGCACCTCTGGTAGTTGCTATAAGGCAGTTACAGAAATTTTTGTAGCTGGCCTGCCAGACCTGCAACTCGTACAAGATGCAGCCAGTAATGTTTCCTGCTTTGGGGGATCGAATGGTAGCTTTAAAGTGCATGCTACAGGAGGCGATGCATCCAGTGGTTATCAATTTAAACTGACCGCTACTGCTAATACACATTTAAATACTGATTTTGCTACAATGCCTGGCGGGGTATGGGAGCTATCAGGCTTGCCTGCTGATACCTATCGCATTGACTTAAAAAATACTTGTTCTCCAATTAAGTCAATTACTATAACCATCACTCAGCCTGCTGAGATAAAGGCTGAAATAAGTAACCGGCAACCTACCTGTAATACTCCATCTGATGGACGCATTACAGCTAATGTTACACAAGGTGATGGTAATTATGTGTACCAACTTTGGAAAGATGGCACTTTGGTTAGTGAAACTACTTCTACAGCAACCAATCAGACATGGGAGGCTTTAACCACTGGATCATATACTGTAAAAGTGTTAGATGCTGATCGTATTTCCTGTGCTGGCTGGCTTGGTACAACTACCTTGTCTGCTCCACCAGCTATTGATATCAATACCTTATCTATAGGAGGAGTTTCATGCTTTGGTGGTAATGATGGCAAGCTGGCGTTTACAGCAAAAGGAGGTAAAAGAAGCTATAGCTATCAGCTACAGGAAATATCAACCAGTAGCAATACTGCAAATACCATAGGTGTGTTTACTGGATTATTAGCTGGAAATTATGAGCTAACTATTACTAATGAGCCAGCTGCAGGCTGTATAGATAATTTTGTGAAGACCATTGTTGTGCCACAGCGTGATCCTTTGGATGTAAGCTTGAACGCTACTTCAATAAGTTGTAAAGGAGAGGCAGACGGAAGAATTAGTGCTACTGCTACGGGAGGTTCTGGTAACTATGAATACCAATGGCAATATTGGGATGGCGCTAGTTGGAAGAGCAATCCTTTCTGGTTCAGCACCGATACTGAAATTACAGCATTGGAGCCAGGTCGTTATCGTCTTACCATTAAGGACCGCGAGAGTGCTATTGATTGTAGTATTACATCTGGAGAGGTATTGATCACAGAGCCCACGCAACTTAAGATTGACAATATAACCATTAGCGATGCTGTATGTAAAGCAGATGGCGCGCGTATTGCCATGGCCGCCAGTGGGGGGAGTAGCGGATACCAGTACTATTATACTATTGACGGAGGGGCAACCTATACTGGTTTTTCTGGTAGCACGCCACTACATACTACTGGTTCTTATGCGCTGAAAGTGATCGATAGCAAAGGTTGTTGGGTGGAGAGCGATAGAGCGTATTCTGTGCTAGTGCCATCTGTTGCCTTAGGTTTTTCTACTACACTTTCCAATTTCAATGGTTGGCAAATTAGTTGTAAAGGTGCTGCTGACGGGCAGATAACCATTGCTGCAACCGGTGGTAATGAGGGTGGCTATAGTGGTTACTCCTATAAATTAAACAGTGGGGCATTCCAGACTAGTAATGTATTTGACCATTTGACTGCTGGTACGTATACCGTTACGGTTCGCGATGGCAGAGGATGTGAAGTTGTGAAGACCCTTACCTTGAAGGAGCCAGAAACATTAGGATTAGCTATTTCTAAAACCGATATTAATTGTTTTGACGCCAGTACCGGCGCTATCAATGCTACTATAGAAGGCGGTACTGCCGCCTATACATTAAAACTGAATGGGACAGCTGTAGTGCCTGGTATGTTCAATAACTTAATAGCAGGCGACTATACTTATATGCTGCAAGATGCCAATGGCTGTTCCTTTACCACCACCGTTACGCTGGTAAATAAGTTCCCAGCCTTAACCATAACCCGCGTAAAGGCTGCCGATATCAAATGCTTTGGCGAAAAGACGAATATTGAAGTAACGCCCGCGGGTGGTAATGGTGTGTATAGCTATGCCTATAGTGATAATGATGGCGTTACCTGGAAACCCTTTACCGCTGCTACGCTGTTTTCAGCAGGCACTTATAAAGTTCGTGTAACAGATGGTGTTGGTTGCACTACAACTTATGCAGACCCTGTTGTTATTACAGCACCAACGGAAGCATTAGACTTTACGTATACCTTATCAGATTATAATGGAAATAATATTTCTTGTTTTGGTGGCAGCAATGGCTGGGCAGCGTTGACCGCAACGGGTGGTAATGGAAGCGCTTATACGGGCTATGCCTTTGCCCTGGATGCAGGGGCTTTTCAAGACGCTCCATTATTAAATAGTATAAATGCCGGTGCACACCAGCTACAGGTAAAAGATGGAAGAGGATGTATTGTAAGTAAAACAATAACCTTCACACAGTCTACAGTAGCGTTGTCTGTGGCGCTGGTGAGTAAGCAGGATGTGACCTGCCAGCATGATAAGAATGGCGCCATTACCGTAAAAGGGACAGGCGGGACCGGCTTATTGCGTTATGCCTTGAATGGTGATACGCCACAAGACGCTGCTGTATTTACAGGGCTGGCAGAGGGTACATATACTGTATCGGTTATAGATGCCAACAACTGTAGTAACACTATTACTGTAACGATTGGTACTGTGCATACACCTATCGTTATTAATAGCGTAACAGTTAACGATATTGTTTGCAAAGGCGATAAGGGTCGTGTATTGATGACGGCGACGGGTGGCAGTGGTAGTGTCTTTTTTGAATATGCTGGCGATGACATGCTTTACAAGGTATTTACCAGTGGTGCTTCTTTTGCTGCAGGGCAATATCAGTTACATGCAAAAGATGCAGCCGGTTGTATACAGCCATGGGCTACGCCGGTTATCATAACAGAGCCAGCCACACCACTCAGCTTTACTACAACGCTTTCCGACTATAATGGCGTTAATATTTCTTGTGTAGGTCAGCGTGATGGCGAGATTCAACTAACACCTTCTGGTGGTAATGATCATACCTATAATGGCTACATGTATGCCTTGAATGGTGGTGCCTTTGCTGGTAGCTCACTGTTTACCAACCTGGCAGAAGGCATCTATCAACTGCGGGTGAAAGATGGAAGGGGGTGCGTGGTGCAGCAGGACGTTACTTTACGGCAGCCGACTGCCAGTCTTACACTGAGAGTGGTGCGTAAAACGGATGTTCTTTGCGCTGGTGCGGCAACAGGTTTGGTAGAGCTGGAAGCGCTTGGAGGGACAGCGCCTTATCGTTATAGTAAAGATGGTGTGACCTTCCAGTCATCATCAATCGTTGCCAACCTGTATGCAGGTACTTATGGCTTTACGGTGCAGGACGCTAATGGTTGTCAGCAGTTGCTTACTGTTACTGCTGTAGATAAGTATCCCGCATTAATGGCTACACACACGATGCTGCCGGTAAACTGTTTTAACGGTAGTGATGGCCAGGTGCAGCTAACTGTAAAGGGTGGCTTGGCTCCTTATTCTTATCTGTGGAGTGGTACTGCGCAAACAACACAACATTTGCAAAACGTGCCGGCAGGTACTTATACCGTAATCCTCAAAGATGCTGTTGGGTGTGAGTTGTCGCATACGGCTGCCGTTACTCAACCCATAGCAGCACTTACCGCTACATTAGCCACCAAGCCTGCCTGTGCTGGTAGTACAGGTGGACGCATAGCGGTAAAGGTTAATGGAGGTTCACCGCCTTACCAATATTCAATTGATAATGGCAATAGCTTTCAGGAAGAACCATTATTTACTTCACTTATAGCCGGCGCTTATGCTGTGGTTGTAAAGGACAAAAATGGTTGTACGTATAAAACAAGTGTGGTTGTTGCGCCTGCCAATGAAATGCCAACGGTCAACTTCCTGGTAGCTACGCGGCAAAATGCCTTAGATACATTAGTGATCCGGGAGGTATCCGTACCAGCTCCCGATTCTGTATCCTGGGCATTTGATCCAGCAGCTATAGTAATTAAGGCTGATGGGGTAATGCCACAAATACGTTTCCGCGAGCCTGGATCCTACTGGGTAACCATGACAGGCTATTTTAAAGGATGTGATTATACTTTACGTAAGACCATTGAAGTCAGGCCCTATGATCCGATTGCTGGACCGGTAACTCAGACGCCTGTGCGTATAATCGATACTGTGACATTGACACCGAATCCAAACGGCGGGCAGTTTGATGTGCAGGTACGCCTTGGTCGCAAGCAGAAGGTTATTTTGCAGGTACTGCAAATGGGAACCGGTAATGAATTAATGCGGAAAAATTATGAAGGCACCTTGCTTATTGAAGACCGCTTCTCGCTTGGCAATGTAGCCGGTGGCACTTATGTATTACGTGTTATTACAGAAAACGATAGCCAGGACGTGCTCTTCATCATTGCCCGTTAA
- a CDS encoding fibronectin type III domain-containing protein, with protein sequence MKKAVSLLIAVIFLACHLQAQQREHRVIALANPKGDSIVLRWAPASFITWQMGNKYGYWIERFVIAKDGNAASFSTASAFKLNNAPLRPWPEAQMENAAVIDEKVAIVKEAIYSKDFQLTSPEKNIGNYITQQGENDVRYGFAVLACDLSPLAAQAAALRIVDRNVKKGERYAYRISVAQQPKGLTIEPGIYVTSVNEPVKLSPPQEFAVTFDDRLARLQWLSALDRGIYTAYVIERSTDGKSFHPLTDLPVINGSERPDAQLSFYTDSLTDNETTYYYRIKGITPFGETGPYSTVVSGLGKPIYDRPFIDTVIILNNQKLQLRWTLSQDLKKKTQSIYVSRATKAEGPYQDISPLLIKDVVSYVDEKPYANTYYRLKIKTIDGQTIYSLPQFGQVIDTIPPGSPTGLQGAIDQGGKVQIKWTSNAEADLQGYRVFRANALHEEFVEVTDKLLTRNAFVDSVMVETLSEKVHYRVVAVDKNFNPSDYSAILTLARPDKIAPSAPVFITTKMVDSIPAIQLAWKTSTSGDVMRQELYRVNKLLNQRTAVLLDTTNQINQWIDTTTVLGHTYYYELIVSDEAGNSVSTRTGDIYFETGFRPAIKSLTAQVDRMKKQIVLEWKERSIPDVYYIYKSINNQPLVLLKKVDNKVALFIDAEIKIGNTYTYKIKGEWGNGNTTHISKPITITY encoded by the coding sequence ATGAAAAAAGCTGTTAGTCTTTTAATTGCTGTCATTTTTCTTGCTTGTCATCTTCAAGCTCAACAACGTGAACATAGGGTTATAGCGTTAGCTAATCCTAAAGGAGACTCTATTGTGCTGAGATGGGCCCCTGCCAGTTTTATAACCTGGCAAATGGGAAACAAATATGGTTATTGGATAGAGCGGTTTGTTATAGCTAAAGATGGTAATGCTGCCAGCTTTTCTACCGCTTCTGCTTTTAAGCTAAACAATGCACCGCTGCGGCCCTGGCCAGAAGCACAAATGGAGAATGCAGCAGTAATAGATGAAAAAGTAGCTATAGTAAAAGAAGCCATATACAGCAAGGATTTTCAATTGACTTCGCCAGAAAAAAATATTGGCAATTACATAACACAGCAGGGCGAAAACGATGTACGTTATGGGTTTGCGGTACTGGCATGCGATCTTTCTCCACTGGCAGCACAAGCGGCTGCTCTACGTATTGTGGACCGCAATGTAAAGAAAGGGGAGCGATATGCTTATCGAATATCTGTAGCACAACAACCCAAAGGTCTTACCATTGAACCTGGTATCTATGTGACCTCTGTTAACGAACCAGTAAAGCTCTCGCCTCCACAAGAATTTGCTGTAACATTTGATGATCGTCTGGCTCGTTTGCAATGGTTGTCTGCCCTGGACAGAGGTATTTATACGGCTTATGTAATAGAGCGGTCTACAGATGGTAAGTCGTTTCATCCTTTAACAGATCTACCGGTTATTAACGGTAGCGAGCGTCCCGATGCGCAATTAAGCTTTTATACTGATTCCCTTACTGATAACGAGACTACTTATTACTACCGTATAAAAGGTATTACACCATTTGGTGAAACTGGTCCTTATTCTACTGTTGTATCGGGGTTAGGAAAGCCTATTTATGATAGGCCTTTTATTGATACTGTCATCATTCTAAACAATCAAAAACTGCAATTGAGATGGACCCTGTCGCAGGACTTAAAAAAGAAAACACAGTCTATTTATGTAAGTCGGGCTACAAAGGCAGAAGGCCCTTATCAGGATATCTCTCCTTTACTTATAAAAGACGTTGTTAGCTATGTCGATGAAAAACCTTATGCCAATACTTATTACCGTTTGAAGATCAAAACTATTGATGGACAGACTATTTATTCGTTGCCCCAATTTGGTCAAGTGATTGATACTATTCCGCCGGGTAGTCCTACTGGTTTGCAAGGAGCTATTGACCAAGGAGGAAAGGTACAGATTAAATGGACCTCTAATGCGGAAGCTGATTTACAGGGTTACCGGGTATTTAGGGCCAATGCATTGCATGAAGAGTTTGTAGAAGTGACGGATAAGCTTTTAACTAGAAATGCTTTTGTTGATTCTGTTATGGTAGAAACGCTTTCTGAAAAAGTGCACTATCGTGTAGTAGCCGTTGATAAGAATTTTAATCCTTCCGATTATTCGGCTATTCTAACCTTAGCGCGCCCCGACAAGATAGCGCCGTCTGCGCCAGTATTCATCACTACTAAAATGGTGGATAGTATACCAGCTATTCAATTGGCGTGGAAAACAAGTACCAGTGGAGATGTGATGAGGCAGGAGCTATACCGGGTAAACAAGTTGTTGAATCAACGAACGGCGGTTTTGCTTGATACTACTAATCAAATCAATCAATGGATTGATACGACGACTGTTTTAGGACATACCTATTATTACGAGTTGATTGTGTCTGATGAAGCAGGTAATTCCGTAAGTACTCGGACAGGTGATATTTATTTTGAAACAGGTTTCCGTCCTGCTATTAAAAGTTTGACCGCCCAGGTAGACAGAATGAAAAAGCAAATTGTTCTGGAGTGGAAAGAACGCTCAATACCTGATGTATATTATATCTATAAATCGATTAATAATCAACCATTGGTATTATTAAAAAAAGTAGATAATAAGGTAGCCTTGTTCATTGACGCAGAAATTAAGATTGGTAATACCTATACCTATAAAATTAAGGGGGAGTGGGGTAATGGGAATACTACACATATAAGTAAACCTATAACGATCACCTATTAA